The Natrinema sp. DC36 genome includes the window GTCGTTGAACAGCCGAACGCCGTGGCCGGTCGCCCGGCGCAGCGTCGCGTGCTCCCAGCGACCCGCGGAGGGATCCCAGCCGGTCGGATTCCCGGCCGGTGGCTCGACGGTCGGGTCGCGGGTGTGGTCGTCCATAGTTGATGTCGAGGGCCGAGAGACGGGTAATTCCGTCGGTTAGGTACCCCGTAGCGTGTGTAAGCACCGTATTTATCACGGTAGGCTTCCCCATACTCCAACGAGATGGTCCAGCCCTACGGCCGCTGTCAGCACTGCGGGGAGCGCCTCTACGCGCACATCGAGGGCGGGTACCAGTGTCTGAACTGCGATCGGCGGTTCACCGAGGAGGTCCTCGAGACGCAGCCCTCCTGAGCGACGGGGCCCGTTTCGGTTCGGGGAGGTTCATCGGTCCTCGAGCGAGTCGACGCGTAGCCTCGCTTGTGATACCGTTTCGCAGGTCCGTTTCGACGTTTGAGGCATGGCCCGACGCGTTTCGGTATCGGTGAAGAACCGATGCGAAACCCGACGGGAATCGGACGATTTAACCCCTGCGAAGCTCTGAGACAGAGATGCGTGCGAGGGTAGCCAAGCGGTCAACGGCGGCGGACTCAAGATCCGCTCTCGTAGGAGTTCGTGGGTTCGATCCCCTCCCCTCGCACTCACCACAGTGCGCGGCAAGACGGAGCGTCTTGCCCTCGCAAACTTCTGATGTCGACCGTACCCTGACCGAGCTACTGTTACCGCTACCGCTCCAGCTACTGGTTCATCAAACGTGTCCGACGAGAGTGTCCGCTCGAGGGGCCCGACGACGGTGGCTCGAGGCGCGTAGTACGACCACTTTTCACTCACGCCCGTCGAGGATGGGCCATGTACGAACCCGAATCGGACCCCGATCGCGCGGCCGTCGCGGCTCGAGCGGCGAGCGATGGGGCCGCCGTCGCGGCCGACTCGTTTCGAACCGATCTCGCCGTCGAGGAGAAAAACGGCAAGACGGACGTCGTGACGCAGGTCGATCGCGACGCACAGGAGACCGTCATCGAGACCATCCGCGAGGCGTTCCCGGACGATCCGATCGTCGGCGAGGAGGAAGACGCGCTGAAGGAGGTCCCCGAGACCGGACCGGCCTGGATCGTCGACCCCATCGACGGGACGAATAACTACGTCGACGGTACTCGAGCGTTCGGGACCGCCGTCGCGGCCGTCGTGGACGGCGAACCGGTCGGCGCCGCGTTCGACTGTCCCGCCCTCTCCGATACCTACCACGTCGGTCCCGAGGGCGCGTTCCGAAACGGCGAGGTGCTGTCGGTTAGCGACTGCGCCGATCCGGAGGCGGCTACCGTCTGCCCGACGTTCTGGTGGGACTTCGACCAGCGCGATCAGTACGCTGCGGCCACACGCGCCGTCGTCCAGCGGTTCGGCGACATGCGCCGCTTTGGCTGCGCCCAGCTCGAGCTGGCGATGGTCGCCTCGGGCGCGCTCGAGGGGACGATGACCAATTTGCGAGCGAACTCGTGGGACACCGTGGCCGGCGTTCAGTTGATCCGCGAGGCCGGCGGTGTCGTGACCGATCTCGAGGGCGACCGCTGGCGACACGATAGGACGGGGATCGTCGCCTCGAACGGCGGGATTCACGACGAACTGCTCGCGGCGGCCCGCGAGATCGAAGGCTGAGTGGCTGGTCGGATATAGTCGGAATTGACGGTTCTCGAGGCGGGGTTCGGATGTGGACGTTCTCTATAGTAGCCACTGCAAGTCAATGCACACCTGATCGCACGACAGCTGTGCGATCAGTATGTAAATAGTTGCAGTTGTTACTATAGCATCGTGAATGGAGCAGTCGGTTCTGATAGGGCTGAATGGGAAGAGGTGTCCTGCTATCGTGGCAACAGGGAATCGCCACACCCTCCCCAACCGATTCGCTCACTCGCATGCTCGTTCGCTCATCCCTCGCACGATATCGTCGACCGCCCTCACTGACGCTCGGTCGGCCGCCAGCGCGCGCCACCGCACGCCGGTTGACCAGTCTCGAGTGATGTATTTCTCTCTTCTACTGGGAATTCTTCGACGAACCCGATCGCGGGGAACAGTCACTCGCGTTGAAAATCGGAAACGGTAAGCGGCCCCCACTACGGGATTCGGTATGGACGATGTCATCGACCGGTTCGGGGCCGAGCGCGTCTGGGTCGCGACCGTTGCCAGTCTCGCCGCCGCGGTGGTCCTCGGCGCACTCCTGTTCCCACAGCGGATCTACGTCGAGATCATCTGGCAGTACTTCTGGGGCCCGGTCGTCGCCGACGCCCACAGCTGGAACTGCGCCACGTTAGTCGACGGCCAGGCGGTATCCTGTGCCGAAGCCCCCGCCAACGCCAGCCCGACCGCCGAACCCGGCTATACGTTCGTCTCCTACGCCGGCTACATCCCGACACTGGTCCTGATGCTGACCGGGGTCATCTTCCTCGTTCGCCGCCTCGAGATCGAGCGCTACCGCGCGGGCTTTTTCGCGCTGTTCCCGTTCATGCTCTTCGGCGGCGCGCTGCGGGTCGTCGAGGACGCCAACGCCGCGGCCTTCGTGTACACCGGAGAGATGGCCATCGACCTGCCGTGGTCCGGTTTCATCATCAGCCCGCTGATCTACTTCACCGTCTTCTTCGTCGCGCTGTTTGCGGTCGTGAGTTCGGTCTGGCTCGAGCGAAACGACTACGTTTCGGGCTACGAGTACCCGCTGGCCGGGATCGGAACGACCCTGCTGACGGTGACGGTCCTCTTCTTGGCCTACACGGCCGCGACGAAGGAGTACGCGGAGTTCTACCCGCTCGTTCCGCTCGTCATCCTCGTCGGCGCGACGCTGACGACGGCGATCACGTGGGTCGCACTCGAGCGGTTCGCGCCGGAACTGAACCGCGGGACGCGATACATGGGGATCGTCGTCATCTGGGCGCACGCGGTCGACGGCGTCGCGAACGTCATCGGCCTCGATTGGGCGACCTCGCTCGGACTCCCGGCGAACCTCGTTCCGAAGCACCCGATCAACCGGGCGATCGCGAACACGACGGCCGACGTGCTTCCGGCCGATATCGTCTCGATCACCGGCTCGGCCTGGCCGTTCCTGCTCGTGAAGATCGCCGCCGCCGTCTTCGTCATCTGGATCTTCGACGAGACGGTCTTCGAGGACAGCCCGCGCTACGCGATCTTGCTCATGATCACCGTCGTCGCCGTCGGCCTCGGTCCCGGCACCCGCGACATGCTGCGGGCGACGTTCGGCGTCTGAGCAGCTCGCTTCAATTTTCCGACGGCTCGAGTCCTATAATCACACGCCGGATTCGAGCGTCTCGAGGCTGACAAACCGCCGAAACGAGTTTCCGTTCGAAAATATCACAGCGTCGGTCGGTTCAATGACGGCCGACCGTTACAGCTCGTCGGTTTCGGCGCGGTCGTCGTCTTCTCCACGGAGCACCTCGAGTGCCGCCTCGAAGTGCGCCTGGGTAAGCACGATGTCCTCGACGGCCGTCGGCGTCTCCTCGGACTGGGACTGGACGTGCTCGCGAACTGCTGTCGTCGCCGCCTCCCGGCACAGCGACGCCAGATCGGCACCCACGAAGCCGTCCGTCTCGGCTGCGAGGGATTCGATGTCGACGTCGTCGGCCAGCGGCCGGTTCCGGGTGTGGATTTTCAGGATCTCGAGTCTGGTCTCTTCGTCCGGCTCGCCGACCTCGATCTTGCGCTCGATCCGGCCCGCACGCGTCAGGGCGTCGTCGATGAGGTCCGGCCGATTCGTGGCCGCGATGACGATCACGTCCTCGAGTTCCTCGAGCCCGTCGAGCTCAGTGAGAAGTTGGCTGACGACGCGTTCGCCGACGTTCGAATCGCTGCCGCCGCTCCCGCGCTTCGTCGCGATCGAGTCGATCTCGTCGAAGAAGATCACGGTCGGTGCGTTCGACCGCGCCTTCTCGAAGATTTCCCGGACGCCCTTCTCGGACTCGCCGACGTACTTGTCGAACAGCTCGGGTCCTTTGATCGAGATGAAGTTGGAATTGGCTTCGTTCGCGACGGCCTTCGCGAGCAGCGTCTTCCCGGTGCCGGGCGGTCCGTGGAGCATGATCCCCTTCGGCGACTGGAGGTCCACCTGTCTGTAGGCGTCGGGGTACTCCATCGGCCACTGGATGGCTTCCTGCAGTCGAGCCTTGGTCTCCGCGAGCCCGCCGACGTCGTCCCAGGTGACGTCGGGCGTCTCGACGAAGACCTCGCGGAGCGCGCTGGGCGAAATCTCCCGGAGCGCCGTCCGCATGTCTTTCTCGGTTACCTCGAGCGCCTCAAGCGTCTCGGCGTCGATCTCGTCGCCGTCGAGGTCGAGGTCCGGCCGAACGCGTCGGAGCGCGTTCATCGCCGCTTCGCGGACGAGGCTCTCGAGGTCCGCGCCGACGAAGCCGTGCGTGTTCTCGGCGTACTGCTCGAGATCGACAGACTCGGCGATCGGCATCTCGCGCGTGTGGATCTGGAGGATCTCTTTCCGGCCCTGGGTGTCCGGCGCGCCGATCTCGATCTCGCGGTCGAAGCGACCGCCGCGGCGGAGCGCGTTGTCGATCGAGTCGACTCGGTTCGTCGTCCCGATGACGGTCACCTGGCCGCGGTCCTCGAGGCCGTCCATGAGGGAGAGCAGTTGTGCGACGACGCGGCGCTCGACGTCACCTTGCGTGTCGTCTCGCTTCGGGGCGATGGAGTCGATCTCGTCGATAAAGATGATCGCCGGCTCGTTCTCGCCGGCCTCCTCGAAGACCTCGCGCAGGCGCTCCTCGCTCTCGCCGTGGTACTTCGACATGATCTCCGGGCCGGAGATCGTCGAGAAATTGGCGTCGATCTCGTTGGCGACCGCTTTCGCGATCAGCGTCTTGCCGGTGCCGGGCGGTCCGTGGAGTAAGACGCCCTGTGGGGGCTCGATGCCGAGCGCCTGGAACAACTCGGGGTGCGTCATCGGCAGCTCGATCATCTCTCGAACCTGATCGAGTTCGTCGTCGAGTCCGCCGACGTCCTCGTAGGCGACTCCCGGCGGCTCGGCACTGTCAGTCGCTTCGGTTCCGCGTTCGACGTCCACGTCCTCGACCGACTGCTCGGCCACCGTGATGTTCGTCGACTGCGTGACGACCACGGTCCCGTCGGGGTCGGTATCGACGATCCGGATCGGAATCCGGCGACTGGATCGGCCCATCATGGAGCCGAACCCGAGCGCCAGCGGCACGGTCTGTCCGGCCTGTACCGCGCGGTTAGCGAGCTTCTCGCGGAGATACGAGGCGAGATCGCCGCGGATCTGCAGCCCGTCGGGGAGTGCGACGGACAGCTCGTCCGCCGGTGCGACGTCGGCCTGATCGACCTGCACGAACTGATCGATCCGCGAGCCGGTGGCCTTCCGCGTCTGACTGTCGACACCGACGACGCCGCGTTGTCGCTCGCCTGGTCGTCCCGGTCGGACGCGGGCGACCGCAGCCCCCGCATCGCCCTGAATGGTGACGAAGTCGCCGCTGGAGACGCCGAGTTCCGCCATCGCTTCGCGATCGATCGCCGCAATACCCTTCCCTGCACTCTGCCGGTCGAGCGGTTTGACAAGTAGTTTCATAAGATTCTGTTTCGGTGCCCAAGCTATTCCCGTGCGGGAACTGCTGCCATCTCGGACTATCGAGAGAAGTACAGCACTGGACTTGGTACTTATAAACGGCCACGACTGAAATAGGTGTGGTCCGCACAGTTCCGCTCGCCAATAAGTCCCGACTACGAACGGGAACGCGATCGCATCGAGCAGTCGATCGCTCGCCGAAGCGGTCTCGAGAGGACGAGACGGTACTGATCGGCCCGCGGAAACGCCCGCTCGTCGTTTCGGGAACGCATTTACAACCGCGGGCTCTACCCTGCCGTAATGACTGACGAGACCGATACCGCGACCGCGGGCTGGTTTTCGGATCTGCAGCCGGGGGATCTCGAGGCTGCCGGCGACGCCATTACCGAAGGCGAGGCCGATGCGCCGCGGGAGTGGCCCGCCGTCGCCGTCGAAGCCGGCTACACCCACTCGAGAGAGGACTACTACGACCGGCTTCACGAGGCGACGATGGCCGCGACTCGAGCGGAGGTGCGCGAGCGCGAGCGAGCCGACGATCAGCAGTTGGTCCACGCGATCAGAGCGATGGACGACTGCAGTCGGACGGCGAACGAACTCGCCGAGCGCCTGGCGGAGTGGGCGGGCACCGTCGACCCCGACGCCGGAACCGGCACCGAGTACGCACGTACGTTGGCTCGCGGCGAGAGCGAGGACGGACTCGAGGACCCTGCAATCCGCTCGCTCGCCGAACGGGTGGCCGGCCTCGCGGACGAGGCCGACGAGCTACGCGAGTTCGTCGAGCGCCAGACGCCGGCCGTTGCGCCGAACCTCTCGGCGCTCGCCGAGCCCGTGCTGGCGGCTCGCCTGATCTCCCTCGCGGGCGGGCTCGAGGCGCTCGCGAAGAAACCGAGCGGAACGGTGCAGGTACTCGGCGCGGAGGACGCGCTGTTCGCCCACCTGCGGGGGCACGCACCCTCACCCAAGCACGGGATCATTTACACGCACGACGCGGTTCGGGGCACCCACCCCGAAAACAGGGGCTCCGCGGCGCGTGCGGTCGCGGGCAAACTCGCCATCGCGGCCCGCGTCGATCACTACTCGGGCGAGTCGAAACCCGAACTCGAGGCCGAACTCGCCGAACGGATCGAGACGATTCAGTCGCGGACGGTGGACGACGATACGGACTCCGACGATGGCAGTGCCGATACCGGAGGTGCCGACGATGAGTGAGCTTCCGGCGGGCGTCGAGCGACGCGCGTTCGACGGGGTCGAACGGCTGGCGACTCGAGGGGAGCCCGTCTACGGCGAACCCACCGATGGTGAGTGGCGCGCGTGGAACCCGAATCGGTCGAAACTGGGTGCGATGCTCGAGCTGGGAATGGAGACCGACCTCGCAGGCGGTGAGACCGTACTCTATCTGGGTGCCGCGAGCGGGACGACCGTGAGCCACGTAGCCGATTTCGCCGGGCCGACCTACGCCGTCGAGTTCGCCGCGCGGCCGGTTCGAGACCTGCTCGAGGCCGCCGAGAGCCGCGATCGGCTGTTTCCGCTGCTGAAAGACGCCCGGAAACCCGAGACCTACGCCCACGTCGTCGAGTCGGACGCGGACGTGATCGTCCAGGACGTCGCGACGCGCGGGCAGGCGCGGGTGGCGCTCGAGAACCGGCGCTTCTTGGCCGACGACGGCCGGCTACTGTTGGCTGTCAAGGCTCGGAGTGAAGACGTGACTCGAGAGCCGTCGGCCGTATTCGAGGACGTTCGCGAGGAACTTTCAGCGGGGTACGAGATTGTGGAGACGCGGGGGCTCGAGGAGTATCACGCGGATCATCTCGGGATCGTCGCGCGGCCGCGATAAATTCTAACTCGAGCGATTTTCCAATTCTCTCGCATCGAGATTGCCCTTCAGGTACCTCTCTCCGGCTTCAGTAATCGTGTAAACGCCGTTCCCGATATTTTGAGTCAGACCGTAGCCCTCGAGTTTCATGCAACGGTTGTTAATATGTTGTCGCGAGAAAGGAATGGGGCCTTCTTCTTTGATTTTCGTCGGGGATCGAGGACCGTTCTCATCTAAGAACTCGAGAATCCTATCATCAGCGAGAACCATCCAGTCGGCAGAAATCCGCATAGTACTCTAATACCCTCACGCCATCAAATTATCGTCGGAAAGCAACTTTAACAGTTAGAATGATTATATCGGATCTATCGTTAATTATACAATCTCTAAGAAAACATAGTTGCTCAAGGGGGATAGACAGACCTGACGGTCAGGGTCCGAGCAAAAGCGAGCCGGCGCTAGTGACCCGATCCCGGAAGCAACTCCAGAAATCACCCACCTGAAGCCATGAACGACGATCTCCCGTGGGGCCGTGAACGCCTCGATCGAGCAAACGAATCACCAACAAATTACCCCGCAACCGACGGAAGATCTGCGTGGATCGAACTCACCGCCTTCCAGCGCGATTGTCTCGAGGCGATCGCCCGCCTCGAGCGCGACGACGTGCCGTGCGACGAACGCGCGATCACACAGACGCTCGAGCGCGCCTATCCCAGCGTCGACCGATTGAGACTCGATCCGAACCTGCGTACCCTCGTCGGACGCGGCCTCCTCGAAAAGCGGCGACTCGAGGCCCGCGTCGAGTACCTCCTCACCGATGATGGCCGCGCGCTCCTGTTGCAACGCGCCGAGCGCTTCGCGGACGCCTGCGGGATCGGCGCGACCGAGTTCGGAGCGGACGAGGTGACCGCTCGAGAGGCGGGTGAGCAGGGATGACCGGAGCTCGAGACTCGGAGCCGGTTCGGTGCCCCGACTGCGACGGGGCGCTCCCCGAACGCGATCCGCTGATCGGGTGGTGGCTCTGCGACGACTGCGAACTCGCGGTCGACGGCGATGGAAATCTGATCGGGTGACCGGTCAATCGGGACGCCTCGAGCGTGCAGCGTTGTCGGTGACATCGTCGCGCGGTTATCTCATTCGGTCACGTGATGACCGCATTCTCCGCATCGTCTCCGTCGTCATAACCTGAGAATCAGCCATTACAGAACGTGAGTCCACCGAAATACCCATATCTATCTGGCTCTCAGACAGATACTGTATGGTCCGCTATGCCGAAGAGCCCTGCGCCGACTGTAGTGGGAAGAAGATTCGACGGACGGATGGATCGGTGTGGTGTCCGAACTGCGCGTTATTCGATCCGCGTCAGCAGGCCACATGAGACGGTCGGCTGCGAGGGGCACCAATACGGTAGAGCCGTGCGACTCGATGTCGGACTCGATCCGCTGCGGTGCTGGTGGCTCTGCGATGACTGGAAGCGTACAGTCGACGGCGGCGGTCTGCGGATCACGGAATCGGCCGGTCGTGATCGGTGATCACGGCGCGAAACGACTGTCCGATCACGTCTGAATCGCTATCGCTTCCGCTCACTACACGACGAGAGATCGTGAACGACGGCGGAGTCGCAACTCTGTCCGCTCGTTCACCCGGTCGTCTCGTTCTGTTCCTCCTCGAGCGTGATCAGCGCGTCGTCGGTCACTGGCTCTCCGTCACTGACGTAGGGGTCGTCGGCCTCGGGGAAGTCGTACGTCTCGTTACCGTTCGTGTCCTGGTGAGCCATCGCGATCAGGACCTGGCTCTCCTCGAGGGACTCGTTGAGCTCGACGGTCACGTTCTCGTGGTCGCCGGACTCGAGGTAGGTGGAGTTACCCAGGACTTCGCCTGGCTCGTACTCCTCGGACATGTTGGTCACGGTCTCGTTCTCCGTCGCGTTCTCGTCGGCGGGCGCGGCCGCGTGGATGACGGCGAAGCCGCCCTCGGGTAGCGTCGTGTTATTGACCACGACTGCCGTCCCGTTCGACGTCTGGTTTTCAAACGTCACTGTGGCCGTTTCGTTCTCCGTCTCGTTGTCTTGGATTGCTATGCCGGCGTCAGTCGCGGCGAACGCGATGCTCGCCCCCGAGAGGAGGACGAGTGTCGCGATGACTGCGACGCCGACGGTTCTTGCACGGGGCATCGTACCATCGATGACACCGTTATAGTCCGACAAAAACCGGAAGTTCTGTTCGAGCGTTTCATGAGTAGAAATATCCGAATTCGCCGGAAGGGACAATCGGGGTAAGAGCGTTATTCCGACCGTTAGTCTCCCAATCAGTGGCGTAATATCGGGTTCTGCTGAGGGAGGCCGTTGCAGCCGTCGACGAGGAACAACGCATCCACTACTCCACCGAGGACGTGGTCGCCGTCGAGACCGAGTAACGGTATCTTCATCTCGATATCATACCGATACCCAGGCCTACGGCGATAAGCGCCTCCGGGTGGCCGCGTTCGGATCGGCCCGAATTCCCGTGTTCTCGTGGGCACGGCCTCTCGACCCGGAGCGACTCGAGGAGAACGTGATCGGCACGATTCGGTGTCCCAGAGACGGTGAACGAGAGATTTCCCCGATAAAGAATATAAGCACTTCCGTGATACCTTATCGTGGCATGTCAGATCATCCCACGATAGGTGACACCCTCGAGCAGACGGTCGACCGTTACCCGGAGCGAGACGCGATCATTTATCCGCGGAAGGACCAGTACTGGACCTACGCGGCGTTCAACGAGCGGGTAAACCGGTTGGCAAACGCCTTGCTCGAGGCCGGAATCGAGACGGGAGACAGGGTCGCGACGGTGCTGTACAACGGCTCGGAGATGGCGCTCACCGTCTACGCGTGCGCGAAGATCGGTGCCGTGTTCACCCCGCTGAACTTCCGCCTCCCGGCGGGCGAGATCGAGTACATCGTCAACGACGCCGAGGCGAAGATGGTCCTCTTCGAGTCCGAAACGCGGGAGGCCGTCGAGGGGGCTCGACCGAGCCTCGAGTCCGTCGACGAGTACGTGTTCATCGACGATGACCGCGAGGACGCGGACGTTCCGGAGTACGCGCGCGGGTTCTATGACCTCCTCGAGTCCGGATCCGCCGAACGGCCCGACGTCCGCGTCGACGAGGACGACGTCTACGCCTTCATCTACACGTCGGGAACGACGGGCCGGCCGAAGGGGGTCGTCCACGAGCACCGGAGCATGGTCGAGCACGACCTGCTGTGTATCGCCGAGATGAACCTCACCCGCGACGACGTGGGCCTGTCGATGATGCCGCTGTATCACTGCGCCGAACTCCACTGTAACCTGTTCGCGCGGGTCCACCGCGGCGCGGCGAACGTCATCCATCACGAGTTCGAACCGCAGGCGGTTCTCGAGGCGATCGAGGACCGCGACGTGACGGTTCTCTTCGCCGCACCGACCGCCTGGAACGCGCTCTCGATGACCGCCGCCGAGATGGACGTCGATCTCTCGTCGCTCCGGCTCGGACTGTACGGGGCGGCTCCGATGCCCGAACAGGTGCTCGAGAACTGCATGGAACACCTCTGCGAGGACTACGTCCAGGCCTACGGAATGACGGAGATCGGGCCCGCCGGGGTCTTCCAGTCGGCGGATGAGCAGATCCCGAAACAGGGCTCGGCCGGATTGCCCGGACTCAATCACGAACTGCGCATCGTCGAACCCGACGCGGACCCGGACCAGGTGGTCGAGCGGGGCGAGATCGGCGAGATACTGATCGCCAGCCCGTGTACGATGCGGGAGTACTGGAACCGCCCCGAGGCGACCGCGCAGTCGCTGCGCGAGGCCGACGGAACGACGTGGTATTACACCGGCGATCTCGGGTACCGCGACGACGACGGCTACCTCTACGTCGTCGACCGGAAGGACGACATGATCGTCTCCGGCGGCGAGAACGTCTATCCCGCCGAGGTCGAGGACGTGCTGTTCGCCCACGACGCCGTCGAAGAGGCAGCCGTCGTCGGCAAACCCGACGACGAGTGGGGCGAGGCGGTCGTCGCCTACGTCGTCGCTGCGGGCGTCGACGCGGCCGCCCTCGACGAGTTCGTCCTCGAGAGCGATCGACTCGCCGACTTCAAGCGACCGCGAACGTACTACTTCGTCGACGAACTGCCGAAAAATCCCAGCGGCAAGATTCAGAAGTTCAAGCTTCGCGAGGACGAAGCGGGCCTCGAGCCCGAGGTCGAAACCGTCGCGTCCTGATTCTCGCGCGAGAACCCCCCGGCTCGGGAATTCGGTCGGCCGCACCGACTCCAAATCGTATTTACTATCGGGGCCAAAAGCACGATACGATGGAACGCGGGTCGCGAGAATCGTTTACGCGCATGGGGACGCTGGGGGTCGAAGAGGAGTGTTTCGTCGTCGACGCCGACGGCCGCCCGACCAGCGGGACCGACGAACTCGTCTACGAACACGATCCGCCCGAAATCCTCGAGGGCCGACTCGATCACGAACTGTTCAAGTTCGTCATCGAGACCCAGACGCCGCTGATAGAGGACCCCGATGACGCCCGCGACTCGCTGCTCGCGATCCGCGAGGCGCTGGTCGAACACGCCGAGAACCACGGCTATCGCATCGCGGCCGCCGGCCTCCACCCGCTCGCGAAGTGGCAGGAACTCGAGCACGCGGAGAAACCCCGCTATCGCTCGCAGCTCGACCGTATTCAGTTCCCACAACACCGGAACACGACCGCCGGGGTCCACGTCCACGTCGGCGTCGACGACGCCGACAAGGCGGTCTGGATCGCCAACGAACTGCGGTGGTACGTGCCGATCATGCTCGCGCTCTCCGCGAACTCGCCGTACTGGAACGGGTACGACACCGGGCTCCAGTCGGCCCGCGCGAAGATCTTCGAGGCGCTGCCCAACACCGGCATGCCGACCCACTTCGAGGACTTCGAGGCGTTCGACCGGTTCGAGCGGCTGATGCTCGAGACCGAGTCGATCAACGACCGCGGCGAACTCTGGTACGACGTCCGGCCCCACACCGCCCACGGGACGGTCGAACTCCGCACCCCGGACGGACAGGCCGACCCCGACATCGTGCTGGCGTTCGTCGAGTACGCCCACGCGCTCGTCGAGGCCCTCGCCGAGGACTACGAAGACGGCGCGAGCGGGCACCGGCATCGCCGGGAACTGCTCGACGAGAACAAGTGGCGGGCGATCCGCCACGGGCAGGAAG containing:
- a CDS encoding inositol monophosphatase produces the protein MYEPESDPDRAAVAARAASDGAAVAADSFRTDLAVEEKNGKTDVVTQVDRDAQETVIETIREAFPDDPIVGEEEDALKEVPETGPAWIVDPIDGTNNYVDGTRAFGTAVAAVVDGEPVGAAFDCPALSDTYHVGPEGAFRNGEVLSVSDCADPEAATVCPTFWWDFDQRDQYAAATRAVVQRFGDMRRFGCAQLELAMVASGALEGTMTNLRANSWDTVAGVQLIREAGGVVTDLEGDRWRHDRTGIVASNGGIHDELLAAAREIEG
- a CDS encoding DUF63 family protein is translated as MDDVIDRFGAERVWVATVASLAAAVVLGALLFPQRIYVEIIWQYFWGPVVADAHSWNCATLVDGQAVSCAEAPANASPTAEPGYTFVSYAGYIPTLVLMLTGVIFLVRRLEIERYRAGFFALFPFMLFGGALRVVEDANAAAFVYTGEMAIDLPWSGFIISPLIYFTVFFVALFAVVSSVWLERNDYVSGYEYPLAGIGTTLLTVTVLFLAYTAATKEYAEFYPLVPLVILVGATLTTAITWVALERFAPELNRGTRYMGIVVIWAHAVDGVANVIGLDWATSLGLPANLVPKHPINRAIANTTADVLPADIVSITGSAWPFLLVKIAAAVFVIWIFDETVFEDSPRYAILLMITVVAVGLGPGTRDMLRATFGV
- a CDS encoding CDC48 family AAA ATPase, whose amino-acid sequence is MKLLVKPLDRQSAGKGIAAIDREAMAELGVSSGDFVTIQGDAGAAVARVRPGRPGERQRGVVGVDSQTRKATGSRIDQFVQVDQADVAPADELSVALPDGLQIRGDLASYLREKLANRAVQAGQTVPLALGFGSMMGRSSRRIPIRIVDTDPDGTVVVTQSTNITVAEQSVEDVDVERGTEATDSAEPPGVAYEDVGGLDDELDQVREMIELPMTHPELFQALGIEPPQGVLLHGPPGTGKTLIAKAVANEIDANFSTISGPEIMSKYHGESEERLREVFEEAGENEPAIIFIDEIDSIAPKRDDTQGDVERRVVAQLLSLMDGLEDRGQVTVIGTTNRVDSIDNALRRGGRFDREIEIGAPDTQGRKEILQIHTREMPIAESVDLEQYAENTHGFVGADLESLVREAAMNALRRVRPDLDLDGDEIDAETLEALEVTEKDMRTALREISPSALREVFVETPDVTWDDVGGLAETKARLQEAIQWPMEYPDAYRQVDLQSPKGIMLHGPPGTGKTLLAKAVANEANSNFISIKGPELFDKYVGESEKGVREIFEKARSNAPTVIFFDEIDSIATKRGSGGSDSNVGERVVSQLLTELDGLEELEDVIVIAATNRPDLIDDALTRAGRIERKIEVGEPDEETRLEILKIHTRNRPLADDVDIESLAAETDGFVGADLASLCREAATTAVREHVQSQSEETPTAVEDIVLTQAHFEAALEVLRGEDDDRAETDEL
- a CDS encoding NOP5/NOP56 family protein, whose product is MTDETDTATAGWFSDLQPGDLEAAGDAITEGEADAPREWPAVAVEAGYTHSREDYYDRLHEATMAATRAEVRERERADDQQLVHAIRAMDDCSRTANELAERLAEWAGTVDPDAGTGTEYARTLARGESEDGLEDPAIRSLAERVAGLADEADELREFVERQTPAVAPNLSALAEPVLAARLISLAGGLEALAKKPSGTVQVLGAEDALFAHLRGHAPSPKHGIIYTHDAVRGTHPENRGSAARAVAGKLAIAARVDHYSGESKPELEAELAERIETIQSRTVDDDTDSDDGSADTGGADDE
- a CDS encoding fibrillarin-like rRNA/tRNA 2'-O-methyltransferase codes for the protein MSELPAGVERRAFDGVERLATRGEPVYGEPTDGEWRAWNPNRSKLGAMLELGMETDLAGGETVLYLGAASGTTVSHVADFAGPTYAVEFAARPVRDLLEAAESRDRLFPLLKDARKPETYAHVVESDADVIVQDVATRGQARVALENRRFLADDGRLLLAVKARSEDVTREPSAVFEDVREELSAGYEIVETRGLEEYHADHLGIVARPR
- a CDS encoding MarR family transcriptional regulator, coding for MRISADWMVLADDRILEFLDENGPRSPTKIKEEGPIPFSRQHINNRCMKLEGYGLTQNIGNGVYTITEAGERYLKGNLDARELENRSS
- a CDS encoding PadR family transcriptional regulator, with translation MNDDLPWGRERLDRANESPTNYPATDGRSAWIELTAFQRDCLEAIARLERDDVPCDERAITQTLERAYPSVDRLRLDPNLRTLVGRGLLEKRRLEARVEYLLTDDGRALLLQRAERFADACGIGATEFGADEVTAREAGEQG
- a CDS encoding long-chain-fatty-acid--CoA ligase, producing MSDHPTIGDTLEQTVDRYPERDAIIYPRKDQYWTYAAFNERVNRLANALLEAGIETGDRVATVLYNGSEMALTVYACAKIGAVFTPLNFRLPAGEIEYIVNDAEAKMVLFESETREAVEGARPSLESVDEYVFIDDDREDADVPEYARGFYDLLESGSAERPDVRVDEDDVYAFIYTSGTTGRPKGVVHEHRSMVEHDLLCIAEMNLTRDDVGLSMMPLYHCAELHCNLFARVHRGAANVIHHEFEPQAVLEAIEDRDVTVLFAAPTAWNALSMTAAEMDVDLSSLRLGLYGAAPMPEQVLENCMEHLCEDYVQAYGMTEIGPAGVFQSADEQIPKQGSAGLPGLNHELRIVEPDADPDQVVERGEIGEILIASPCTMREYWNRPEATAQSLREADGTTWYYTGDLGYRDDDGYLYVVDRKDDMIVSGGENVYPAEVEDVLFAHDAVEEAAVVGKPDDEWGEAVVAYVVAAGVDAAALDEFVLESDRLADFKRPRTYYFVDELPKNPSGKIQKFKLREDEAGLEPEVETVAS